One Bacillus amyloliquefaciens DSM 7 = ATCC 23350 DNA window includes the following coding sequences:
- a CDS encoding CdaR family transcriptional regulator gives MQLQPELAKKLIAEVKHMYSREVIIADTKGMIIAGTNEARAGCFHEGALICAREKRNVIITKEDEKRLEGVKAGLNLPVFSGHEVIGVFGLTGNPDDILPFGELLRKMTELFIKETRHMEEAQWRARMLESFMVDWLQLKEWSPGFIEKAKLLGADLHSHRRIILIQDRYKQYKAEELRRIWQNECPEDLFVRWGNERILINHETNSSSKQQLIKRIGAVFGQPVTAGIGRIVPGERLTESYGQAEKALSAGIADKQAVFEEDLKLDMCLAEIAPGTRSEFSRRVLKHVLGREELLDTLRAFFNRQLSLKRTASDMHIHINTLRYRLSKLESLTNMKLDRPEDITAFYLALRFLDQHTKNT, from the coding sequence ATGCAGTTACAGCCGGAACTGGCAAAGAAATTGATTGCCGAAGTCAAACACATGTACAGCCGCGAAGTGATTATTGCCGATACAAAAGGAATGATCATCGCCGGCACCAACGAAGCGCGCGCCGGATGTTTTCATGAAGGCGCACTGATCTGCGCGCGCGAAAAACGGAATGTCATCATCACGAAAGAAGATGAAAAACGGCTCGAGGGCGTAAAAGCAGGACTGAACCTCCCCGTTTTTTCGGGTCATGAGGTGATCGGAGTATTCGGTCTGACAGGAAACCCTGACGATATCCTGCCTTTCGGAGAATTGCTCAGAAAAATGACAGAGCTGTTTATTAAAGAAACGCGCCACATGGAAGAAGCGCAGTGGCGTGCGAGAATGCTTGAATCTTTTATGGTTGATTGGCTGCAGTTAAAAGAATGGTCCCCGGGCTTTATAGAAAAAGCAAAGCTCCTCGGCGCAGATCTGCATTCACACCGCCGGATCATACTCATTCAAGACCGTTATAAGCAATATAAAGCAGAAGAGCTCAGGCGAATCTGGCAGAACGAATGCCCTGAAGACCTGTTTGTCCGCTGGGGAAATGAACGCATTCTCATTAATCATGAAACAAATTCAAGTTCCAAACAGCAGCTGATCAAAAGAATCGGCGCTGTTTTTGGGCAGCCTGTCACGGCCGGCATCGGTCGGATTGTTCCGGGAGAGCGCCTCACGGAATCATACGGACAGGCGGAGAAAGCTCTTTCGGCAGGCATTGCTGACAAGCAGGCCGTCTTTGAAGAAGATTTAAAACTGGATATGTGTCTTGCCGAAATTGCGCCCGGCACACGGTCGGAATTTTCACGCCGTGTTCTCAAGCATGTGCTCGGCCGTGAAGAACTTCTGGATACGCTGCGCGCCTTTTTCAACCGGCAATTATCGTTAAAGCGCACCGCTAGCGACATGCACATTCATATTAATACATTGCGCTACCGTCTTTCCAAACTGGAATCATTGACAAATATGAAGCTTGACCGCCCTGAAGACATTACGGCTTTTTATTTGGCGCTTCGCTTTTTAGACCAACATACAAAAAACACGTAA
- a CDS encoding alpha-N-arabinofuranosidase, whose translation MKKAGITVDKEYIIGEVDKRIYGSFIEHMGRAVYEGIYEPGHPKADQDGFRTDVQELIKELQVPFIRYPGGNFLSGYNWEDGVGPVKDRPRRLDLAWQTTETNEVGTNEFLTWAKKVNAEVNMAVNLGTRGIDAARNLVEYCNHPEGSYWSDLRKSHGYEKPYGIKTWCLGNEMDGPWQIGHKTAHEYGRLAAETAKVMKWTDPTIELVACGSSNSGMPTFIEWEAEVLEHTYEHVDYISLHTYYGNHENDLENYLAKSMDLDHFIKSVTAVCDYMKAKKRSKKTIQLSLDEWNVWYHSNEADKKVEPWITARPILEDIYNFEDALLIGSLLITMLQHADRLKSACLAQLVNVIAPIMTEKGGEAWRQPIFYPYMHASVYGRGTSMKLLVTSPKYDSADFTDVPYVDAAAVYHEEDETLTIFAVNKSKELMETEIKLRGFENYRIIEHIVLEHQDMKATNQKNRKQVIPHANGTSSASAEGITAHFTPLSWNVIRLSGK comes from the coding sequence ATGAAAAAAGCGGGAATTACGGTAGATAAAGAATATATCATCGGAGAAGTGGACAAACGGATTTACGGTTCATTTATAGAACATATGGGCCGGGCGGTGTATGAAGGCATTTATGAGCCCGGACACCCGAAAGCCGACCAGGACGGTTTCAGAACAGATGTACAGGAGCTGATCAAGGAATTGCAGGTGCCCTTCATCCGCTATCCGGGAGGGAATTTTCTCTCCGGCTATAATTGGGAAGACGGCGTCGGACCTGTGAAGGACCGCCCGCGAAGGCTTGATCTGGCATGGCAGACGACAGAAACGAACGAAGTCGGGACGAATGAATTTTTAACGTGGGCAAAAAAAGTGAATGCCGAAGTGAATATGGCGGTCAATCTCGGGACGAGAGGAATCGACGCCGCCAGGAACCTCGTCGAATACTGCAACCATCCTGAAGGGTCATACTGGAGCGATTTACGAAAATCGCATGGGTATGAGAAACCTTACGGCATAAAAACATGGTGCTTAGGAAATGAGATGGACGGCCCTTGGCAGATCGGGCATAAAACGGCGCACGAATACGGGCGGCTCGCCGCTGAAACGGCAAAGGTAATGAAATGGACGGACCCGACGATTGAATTGGTGGCTTGCGGAAGCTCAAACAGCGGCATGCCGACCTTTATCGAGTGGGAAGCGGAGGTGCTGGAGCATACGTACGAGCATGTGGATTACATCTCACTGCATACGTATTACGGCAACCATGAAAATGATCTTGAAAATTATTTGGCGAAGTCCATGGATTTAGACCATTTTATCAAATCTGTAACAGCCGTATGTGATTATATGAAAGCGAAAAAGCGCAGCAAAAAAACGATTCAGCTTTCATTAGATGAATGGAATGTGTGGTATCACTCAAATGAAGCGGATAAAAAAGTGGAACCGTGGATTACGGCCCGGCCGATTCTTGAAGACATCTACAATTTTGAAGATGCGCTGTTGATCGGCTCATTGCTGATTACGATGCTGCAGCATGCGGACAGACTAAAGAGCGCCTGTCTCGCCCAGCTTGTCAACGTGATTGCGCCTATCATGACAGAAAAGGGCGGAGAAGCGTGGAGGCAGCCGATCTTTTACCCTTACATGCACGCCTCTGTCTATGGAAGAGGGACTTCAATGAAGCTGCTGGTGACCTCCCCGAAATACGACTCCGCGGATTTTACGGATGTACCGTATGTTGATGCCGCCGCCGTTTACCATGAAGAGGATGAAACCCTGACCATTTTTGCCGTCAACAAAAGCAAGGAACTGATGGAAACGGAGATAAAGCTCAGAGGATTTGAAAATTACCGCATCATTGAGCATATCGTGCTCGAGCATCAGGATATGAAAGCGACCAATCAAAAAAACAGAAAACAAGTCATTCCGCACGCGAACGGGACATCTTCCGCAAGCGCCGAAGGAATAACGGCTCATTTTACGCCGCTGTCCTGGAATGTCATCCGTTTATCAGGAAAATAA
- the cstA gene encoding carbon starvation protein CstA, which produces MNAITIVIASICILAIAYRLYGTFMMVKVLKINDQTPTPAHVLEDGKDYVPTNKWVSFGHHFAAIAAAGPLVGPILAAQFGYLPGLLWLLIGAVIGGAVHDIVVLFASMRKNGKTLSEVAKEELGPVAGFCTGLSMLFIITITMAGLSMVVLHALEQNPWGTFAVGITIPIAMGVGVYYKKTGNLKLASTVGFLLLMAGVVIGPWLQTTALGDMLTLDAKTLAVALPVYAFFAAALPVWLLLAPRDYLSSFMKIGVFAALIAGVFFVNPAVQFPAVTEFIHGGGPVIAGPVWPFISITIACGAISGFHAFVGSGTTPKMLDKWSDIKPVAFGAMLVECLVGIMALIAAAALEPADYFAINSTPEIFRTLGMNVIHLPELSKGIGLSLEGRTGGAVTLAVGMTYIFTEIPFFSHLASYFFQFVIMFEAVFILTAIDAGTRVARYLIQEFFGEVYKPLKKTDWLPGSIFSSALACLLWGYLLYSGDISSIWALFGVSNQLMASVGLIIGATVVLKIADKRRYMLTCLIPLAYLYVTVNYAGYWMVRYVYLNPEAAGYNVLNGVLSIIMLILGLVIIIAAVKKWANVWRDPSARLEASIPG; this is translated from the coding sequence ATGAATGCGATTACAATCGTCATAGCGTCTATATGTATTTTGGCGATCGCCTATCGGCTTTACGGTACTTTTATGATGGTCAAAGTATTAAAAATCAATGATCAGACACCGACTCCGGCCCATGTGCTTGAGGACGGGAAAGATTATGTGCCGACGAATAAATGGGTGTCATTCGGCCACCACTTTGCGGCAATCGCTGCCGCCGGCCCGCTTGTCGGACCGATTCTGGCGGCACAGTTCGGCTATCTGCCCGGGCTTTTATGGCTGTTAATCGGGGCGGTGATCGGAGGAGCCGTGCATGATATTGTCGTATTGTTTGCATCGATGCGTAAAAACGGAAAAACGCTTTCTGAAGTCGCCAAAGAAGAGCTTGGTCCGGTGGCGGGATTTTGCACTGGTCTTTCCATGCTGTTTATCATTACGATCACGATGGCGGGGCTGTCGATGGTTGTGCTCCATGCGCTTGAGCAAAACCCGTGGGGAACGTTTGCGGTAGGGATTACGATTCCGATCGCCATGGGGGTCGGCGTCTACTATAAAAAAACGGGCAATCTCAAACTTGCATCAACTGTCGGTTTTCTTTTGCTGATGGCCGGTGTTGTGATCGGGCCGTGGCTGCAAACAACGGCTCTCGGCGACATGCTGACATTGGATGCGAAAACACTCGCGGTGGCGCTTCCCGTCTATGCATTTTTCGCCGCGGCGCTTCCGGTTTGGCTTTTGCTTGCCCCGCGTGACTATTTAAGCAGTTTTATGAAAATCGGGGTTTTTGCCGCATTAATCGCAGGTGTCTTTTTCGTAAATCCAGCCGTTCAATTCCCGGCAGTGACAGAGTTTATTCACGGCGGCGGACCGGTGATCGCGGGTCCTGTCTGGCCGTTTATTTCAATAACGATTGCCTGCGGCGCCATTTCAGGCTTTCATGCATTTGTCGGTTCCGGCACAACCCCGAAAATGCTTGATAAATGGAGTGATATAAAGCCTGTTGCTTTCGGAGCGATGCTTGTTGAATGTCTCGTCGGAATCATGGCGCTTATTGCTGCTGCCGCTCTCGAGCCTGCCGACTATTTTGCCATTAACAGCACGCCTGAAATATTCCGCACGCTCGGGATGAATGTCATCCACCTGCCTGAATTGAGCAAAGGAATCGGGCTCAGTCTGGAAGGAAGGACGGGAGGCGCTGTTACACTTGCCGTCGGAATGACTTATATTTTTACGGAAATTCCTTTTTTTAGTCATTTGGCTTCATATTTCTTTCAATTTGTCATTATGTTTGAAGCGGTGTTTATTTTAACGGCGATTGATGCGGGAACCCGTGTCGCCCGCTATTTGATTCAGGAGTTTTTCGGAGAGGTATATAAGCCGCTGAAAAAAACAGATTGGCTGCCGGGCTCGATTTTCTCAAGCGCGCTCGCCTGCCTGCTGTGGGGCTATCTTCTGTATTCCGGCGACATCAGCTCCATTTGGGCGCTGTTCGGCGTGTCCAATCAGCTTATGGCTTCTGTCGGATTAATCATCGGTGCGACCGTCGTATTGAAAATAGCCGATAAGCGGCGCTATATGCTGACATGCCTGATTCCCCTCGCTTATTTGTACGTCACCGTCAACTATGCGGGGTATTGGATGGTGAGGTATGTGTATTTGAACCCCGAAGCGGCAGGATACAATGTGCTGAATGGTGTTTTATCCATTATCATGCTCATTCTCGGACTTGTGATTATCATTGCGGCTGTGAAGAAATGGGCAAACGTATGGCGTGATCCGAGTGCCAGACTGGAGGCTTCAATACCCGGATAA
- a CDS encoding carbohydrate ABC transporter permease — MSLVYRVAFTLFFIMLSLLYIFPLLCLLLGSLKPSSELMRIGLNLRLDPDVMSLDNYTYLFHGGSIYFKWFFNSLLLGVLTTVLTLFFSSMIGYGLGVYEFKGRNVIFVLVLIIMMVPLEVMMLPLFKLTVGLHLIDSYTGVILPFIVSPVAVFFFRQYALGLPKDLLDSARMDGCTEFGIFFRIMAPLMKPAFGAMIILQSLNSWNNFLWPLIVLRSKEMFTLPIGLSGLLSPYGNNYDMLISGSVFAILPVIIIFLFFQKYFISGLTVGGVKG; from the coding sequence ATGTCTCTTGTGTACAGAGTTGCGTTTACCTTGTTTTTTATCATGCTGAGCCTGCTGTATATCTTTCCGTTGCTCTGCCTGCTGCTCGGTTCATTAAAGCCGTCATCTGAGCTGATGCGCATCGGGCTGAATCTGCGTCTTGATCCGGATGTGATGAGCCTTGATAACTACACGTATTTGTTCCACGGGGGAAGCATTTATTTTAAGTGGTTTTTTAACAGCCTGCTGCTCGGCGTTCTCACCACGGTTCTCACGCTGTTTTTTTCCTCTATGATCGGCTACGGACTCGGTGTCTACGAGTTTAAAGGCAGAAATGTTATTTTCGTTCTTGTGCTGATCATTATGATGGTGCCTCTTGAAGTGATGATGCTTCCGTTATTTAAACTGACGGTGGGCCTTCATTTGATCGATTCTTATACGGGGGTGATTCTGCCGTTTATCGTGTCGCCTGTCGCCGTGTTCTTTTTCAGGCAATACGCGCTCGGCCTTCCGAAGGATCTGCTTGATTCAGCGAGAATGGACGGCTGCACGGAATTCGGAATTTTCTTCAGAATTATGGCGCCGCTTATGAAACCGGCATTCGGAGCAATGATCATTCTCCAATCTTTAAACAGCTGGAATAACTTTTTATGGCCGCTGATTGTGCTTCGGTCGAAAGAAATGTTTACGCTTCCAATCGGGCTTTCAGGGCTGCTGAGTCCGTACGGCAATAACTATGACATGCTGATCTCCGGTTCCGTTTTTGCGATACTGCCGGTCATCATCATATTCTTGTTTTTCCAAAAATACTTCATTTCCGGCCTGACAGTCGGCGGAGTGAAGGGATAG
- a CDS encoding (Fe-S)-binding protein — translation MTTAKEQKQIQKEFKSRMDEGELLNCMRCGFCLPSCPTYIESGFQESHSPRGRIALMKAVTDGLIEPDEDVERSLSLCLGCRACEPVCPAGVNYGQLLEEARDIIHQNKKHKPGVRLLRKAAFTGLFPHQNRMQTAANLLGIYQRSGLQAAVRKTGMLCVLPEHLRTMEQVLPPVPKRKDMKERPRFLPAEGSVKKRAAFFSGCLMDTMFLATNHATTALLQAAGCEIAVPEGQACCGALHGHSGEKETGKELAKRNIAAFEALDADYIITNAGGCGAFLQEYPHLLKDEPEWAERAKQFVRKLKDFSSVLVELKFHQRDLRARSPHIVTYQDSCHLRNVMHTSEEPRTLLKSIKGAEFREMEKADSCCGSAGIYNITESEMSMKILDSKMKAAGKTEAAVIVTANPGCLLQMQLGILREGITDRVRAVHLADYLLEAADLS, via the coding sequence ATGACAACAGCTAAAGAACAGAAGCAAATTCAAAAAGAATTCAAAAGCCGGATGGATGAAGGTGAATTGCTGAACTGTATGCGCTGCGGCTTCTGTCTTCCTTCCTGTCCGACCTATATAGAATCGGGATTTCAAGAATCCCATTCGCCGCGCGGCCGGATCGCCCTGATGAAAGCCGTCACAGACGGACTGATCGAGCCGGATGAAGATGTCGAGCGCTCACTTTCGCTGTGTCTCGGATGCCGGGCATGCGAACCCGTTTGTCCCGCAGGGGTTAATTACGGACAGCTGCTTGAAGAAGCAAGGGATATCATTCATCAAAATAAAAAACATAAGCCGGGCGTACGCCTTTTGCGGAAAGCCGCCTTTACCGGGCTTTTCCCTCATCAAAACCGCATGCAGACAGCGGCAAACCTTCTCGGGATATATCAAAGGTCGGGATTGCAGGCCGCCGTCAGAAAAACCGGTATGCTGTGCGTTTTGCCTGAGCATCTGCGCACAATGGAACAAGTGCTTCCGCCCGTCCCGAAACGGAAAGACATGAAGGAACGGCCGCGTTTTCTTCCTGCCGAGGGCTCCGTTAAAAAACGGGCCGCTTTTTTCTCGGGCTGCTTAATGGATACGATGTTTTTAGCGACAAATCATGCGACAACTGCGCTGTTACAGGCGGCCGGATGTGAAATCGCGGTTCCGGAGGGTCAGGCGTGCTGCGGCGCGCTTCACGGGCACAGCGGAGAAAAAGAGACGGGAAAAGAACTCGCCAAGCGGAATATCGCGGCCTTTGAGGCGCTTGACGCTGATTATATCATTACAAACGCCGGCGGATGCGGCGCCTTTCTTCAGGAATATCCGCATTTACTAAAAGATGAACCTGAATGGGCGGAGCGCGCAAAACAATTCGTCCGGAAGCTCAAAGATTTTTCATCCGTACTGGTTGAACTGAAGTTCCATCAAAGGGACCTACGGGCGCGGTCCCCTCATATCGTCACATATCAGGACTCCTGCCATCTCCGCAATGTGATGCATACGTCAGAAGAGCCGCGCACGCTTTTGAAAAGCATTAAAGGGGCTGAGTTCAGAGAAATGGAAAAGGCCGACAGCTGCTGCGGGTCGGCGGGAATTTATAATATAACAGAATCAGAAATGTCTATGAAAATATTAGACAGCAAGATGAAAGCTGCCGGAAAAACGGAAGCGGCCGTCATCGTGACAGCCAACCCCGGATGCCTTCTGCAAATGCAGCTCGGCATCTTGCGTGAAGGCATAACAGACCGTGTCCGCGCGGTACATTTGGCGGATTACCTTCTGGAAGCGGCGGATTTGTCCTAA
- the sspI gene encoding small acid-soluble spore protein SspI, with amino-acid sequence MDLNLRNAVIANVTGNNQDQLEHTIVDAIQSGEEKMLPGLGVLFEVLWQHASESEKNEMLKTLEGGLKPAQ; translated from the coding sequence ATGGATCTTAATTTACGCAACGCCGTTATTGCCAATGTAACCGGCAATAACCAAGACCAGCTGGAGCACACTATCGTTGACGCCATCCAAAGCGGTGAAGAAAAAATGCTTCCGGGCCTCGGCGTATTATTCGAAGTTCTTTGGCAGCATGCGTCAGAATCAGAAAAAAATGAAATGCTCAAAACACTTGAAGGCGGATTAAAGCCTGCGCAATAA
- a CDS encoding carbohydrate ABC transporter permease, with protein sequence MRPVKTESAQTVSAVRREPRRRNVLYSKKAAPYLFTAPFIISFLVFFLYPIISVFIMSFQRILPGEVTFVGFSNYTALLNPTFYTALFNTLEYTFWTLVVLIPVPLLLAVFLNSKLVMFRNVFKSALFIPALTSTIVAGIIFRLMFGEMNTSLANELMIKLGASPQNWLNNKGTGMFLMVLLASWRWMGINILYFLAGLQNVPKELYEAAEIDGASTWKKFRHITLPFLKPVSVYVLTISIIGGFRMFEESYVLWQNNSPGNIGLTLVGYLYQQGLAYNEMGYGAAIGIVLLLIILLVSLVSLKLSGSFKGEG encoded by the coding sequence ATGAGACCTGTAAAGACAGAGTCAGCGCAAACCGTTTCTGCAGTCCGGAGAGAGCCGCGCCGGCGCAATGTGCTGTATTCAAAAAAAGCGGCGCCTTATCTATTTACGGCGCCTTTTATCATTTCGTTTCTCGTCTTCTTTTTGTATCCGATCATCAGTGTGTTTATCATGAGTTTTCAGCGGATACTGCCGGGAGAAGTTACATTTGTCGGGTTTTCCAATTATACCGCTCTTCTTAATCCAACCTTTTATACCGCATTATTCAATACATTGGAATATACCTTCTGGACGCTCGTCGTGCTGATTCCGGTGCCGCTTCTTTTAGCGGTGTTTCTGAATTCGAAGCTCGTCATGTTCAGAAATGTATTTAAATCGGCACTGTTTATACCGGCTTTAACATCGACAATCGTAGCGGGCATTATATTCCGGCTGATGTTCGGAGAAATGAATACATCGCTGGCAAATGAGCTGATGATCAAGCTCGGCGCATCGCCCCAAAACTGGCTCAACAACAAAGGAACCGGGATGTTTTTAATGGTGCTCCTTGCATCATGGAGATGGATGGGCATTAACATTCTTTATTTTTTGGCCGGATTGCAGAACGTGCCGAAAGAATTATATGAAGCCGCTGAAATTGACGGGGCGAGTACGTGGAAAAAGTTCCGGCATATTACTCTCCCGTTTTTGAAGCCGGTGTCCGTTTATGTGTTAACGATCAGTATTATCGGCGGGTTCAGAATGTTTGAGGAAAGCTATGTGCTTTGGCAGAATAATTCCCCGGGCAATATCGGCCTTACGCTTGTCGGTTATTTATATCAGCAGGGGCTTGCGTATAACGAAATGGGGTACGGTGCCGCAATCGGAATTGTCCTTTTGCTCATCATCTTACTGGTCAGCCTTGTCTCGCTGAAACTGTCCGGTTCGTTTAAAGGGGAGGGATAA
- the glcD gene encoding glycolate oxidase subunit GlcD codes for MISREAKEQFILAVGEENYDDSAAGRLVYSYDAAPQLQAMPDAVIAPRCADDVSRILTICSRYDIPIVPRGSGTNLCGGTCPSEGGLVLLFKHMNRILEIDEENLTATVQPGVITQDMIHAVERKGLFYPPDPSSMKISTIGGNINENSGGLRGLKYGVTRDYVLGLEAVLASGDIIRTGGKLTKDVAGYDLTRLFVGSEGTLGIVTEATLKLVPKPETKKTLLALYEHIEAAAESVSAIIAEKIIPATLEFLDQPTLQVIEDYVKIGLPTDAKAVLLIEQDGDSDTVRRDMEKIEAICKNGAAASVQTAETEEEAFALTEARRSALSALARLKPTTILEDATVPRSQIASMVRAINEIAETYGLSICTFGHAGDGNLHPTCTTDIRNKEEMERVEKAFAAIFEKAIELGGTITGEHGVGIVKAPYLEMKLKTEGITAMKAIKQALDPQNLLNPGKIFANSSRKRVVVMK; via the coding sequence ATGATTTCACGAGAGGCAAAGGAACAGTTCATTCTGGCGGTCGGAGAGGAGAATTATGATGATTCGGCGGCGGGGCGTCTTGTGTATTCGTACGATGCGGCCCCTCAGCTGCAGGCCATGCCGGATGCGGTAATAGCCCCCCGCTGCGCGGATGACGTATCACGTATACTAACGATTTGCAGCAGGTATGACATTCCGATCGTGCCGAGGGGTTCAGGCACAAACTTATGCGGCGGCACATGTCCGTCTGAAGGCGGTCTTGTTCTTTTATTCAAACATATGAACCGCATTCTCGAAATTGATGAAGAAAATTTGACGGCAACCGTACAGCCTGGTGTGATTACGCAAGATATGATCCATGCGGTGGAACGAAAAGGTTTATTTTATCCGCCTGATCCGAGCAGCATGAAAATATCGACCATCGGCGGGAATATTAATGAAAATTCCGGCGGGCTGCGCGGACTGAAGTACGGCGTCACCCGGGATTATGTGCTCGGCCTTGAAGCGGTCCTGGCATCAGGCGATATCATCCGCACAGGCGGAAAGCTGACAAAGGATGTTGCAGGTTATGATCTGACAAGGCTTTTTGTCGGATCTGAGGGAACGCTCGGCATTGTGACCGAAGCGACTTTAAAGCTTGTTCCGAAGCCGGAAACGAAAAAAACGCTGCTCGCACTCTATGAACATATTGAAGCGGCTGCGGAATCTGTTTCTGCCATTATTGCTGAAAAAATCATTCCAGCGACACTCGAATTTCTGGATCAGCCGACACTGCAGGTCATTGAAGATTACGTCAAGATCGGGCTTCCGACCGACGCAAAAGCCGTCCTGCTGATCGAACAGGACGGTGACAGCGATACGGTCAGACGCGATATGGAAAAAATCGAAGCCATCTGTAAAAACGGAGCCGCCGCATCGGTCCAAACGGCTGAAACCGAGGAGGAGGCATTCGCCCTTACAGAGGCCAGAAGATCCGCATTATCAGCTCTTGCCAGACTGAAACCGACAACAATTCTGGAAGATGCGACCGTGCCCAGGTCACAAATTGCCAGCATGGTCAGAGCCATTAACGAGATTGCAGAAACATACGGCTTGTCCATCTGTACTTTCGGCCATGCAGGCGACGGCAACCTTCATCCGACGTGCACCACCGATATCAGAAATAAAGAGGAAATGGAACGTGTCGAAAAAGCCTTTGCCGCCATTTTTGAGAAAGCGATTGAGCTGGGCGGAACGATAACGGGTGAACACGGGGTCGGCATCGTGAAAGCGCCGTATTTAGAAATGAAGCTGAAAACAGAAGGCATCACCGCAATGAAAGCCATCAAACAAGCGCTCGATCCCCAAAACCTGCTGAATCCGGGCAAAATATTCGCCAATTCATCAAGGAAACGCGTGGTGGTGATGAAATGA
- a CDS encoding TrmH family RNA methyltransferase has translation MKRIDSAKNQKVKDWKKLHTKKERLKTNTFLIEGEHLAEEALKSKGTVKEILVKDESAIPADLDMSIPCYVLSEDAFSAVTETETPQRIAAVCHMPEEKPDPLKRLLLIDAVQDPGNLGTMIRTADAAGIDAVVLGDGTADPYSGKTLRSAQGSHFHIPILKRPLDEFIDELKSQGVAIYGTALENGAVYQSVKPEESFALIVGNEGAGVDAGLLQKTDLNLYVPLYGQAESLNVAVAAAILVYHLRG, from the coding sequence GTGAAACGAATCGACTCTGCAAAAAACCAAAAAGTGAAGGACTGGAAAAAACTTCACACAAAAAAAGAGAGACTTAAAACGAATACATTTCTGATAGAAGGAGAGCATCTGGCAGAAGAAGCGCTCAAATCAAAGGGAACGGTAAAAGAAATTCTCGTAAAAGATGAGAGCGCCATCCCAGCCGATCTGGACATGAGCATTCCTTGTTATGTGCTGAGCGAAGACGCGTTTTCAGCCGTGACGGAAACGGAAACGCCGCAGCGGATCGCCGCAGTCTGCCATATGCCGGAAGAGAAGCCTGATCCGCTGAAGCGGCTCCTTCTGATTGATGCCGTGCAGGACCCGGGGAATTTAGGAACAATGATCAGAACGGCGGATGCGGCGGGTATCGACGCCGTTGTCCTTGGTGACGGGACGGCAGATCCATACAGCGGAAAAACGCTGCGTTCTGCCCAAGGATCTCACTTTCATATTCCCATTTTGAAACGTCCGCTTGATGAGTTTATCGATGAGCTGAAATCACAAGGTGTCGCGATCTACGGCACGGCGCTTGAAAACGGTGCGGTTTATCAAAGCGTGAAGCCTGAAGAATCGTTCGCGTTAATCGTCGGGAACGAGGGAGCGGGAGTGGACGCCGGCCTTCTGCAAAAAACAGATCTCAACCTGTATGTTCCGTTGTACGGACAGGCGGAATCGCTGAATGTGGCGGTAGCGGCCGCAATCCTCGTATATCATCTTAGAGGATAG